From Nitrobacter sp. NHB1, a single genomic window includes:
- the prfB gene encoding peptide chain release factor 2 (programmed frameshift) → MRAEIERLVEEIKQSVGLLRRHLDVDTSTARLAELNKLAEDPDLWNDPQKAQKLMQERTSLEDSLTGIGKVEHELEDQIGMIELGEAENDQAVVNESENALKNLKKEVARRELEALLSGEADRFNTYLEVHAGAGGTESQDWASMLLRMYARWAEKRGFKIEYLEETPGEEAGIKSATIQVSGHNAYGWLKTEAGVHRLVRISPFDSNARRHTSFSSVAIFPVVDDSIKIDIKESDVRTDTMRSGGAGGQHVNKTESAVRLTHIPTGVAVVCQAGRSQHKNRAQAWDMLRARLYEIELKKREEQAAADQAAKTDIGWGHQIRSYVLQPYQMVKDLRTGVQTSDTSGVLDGDLDEFMAATLAQKAFGITPGAVEDVD, encoded by the exons ATGCGCGCTGAAATCGAAAGACTCGTTGAAGAGATCAAGCAGTCGGTCGGGCTGCTGAGGAGGCATCTT GACGTCGACACATCGACCGCGCGCCTGGCGGAGCTGAACAAGCTCGCCGAGGATCCCGATCTCTGGAACGATCCCCAGAAAGCCCAGAAGCTGATGCAGGAGCGGACCTCGCTGGAGGATTCGCTGACCGGTATCGGCAAGGTCGAGCACGAGCTCGAGGACCAGATCGGCATGATCGAACTCGGCGAGGCCGAGAACGATCAGGCCGTCGTCAACGAATCCGAAAATGCCCTGAAGAACCTCAAAAAGGAGGTCGCCCGCCGCGAGCTTGAGGCGCTGCTCTCGGGAGAGGCGGATCGCTTCAACACCTATCTCGAAGTTCATGCCGGCGCGGGCGGCACCGAAAGCCAGGACTGGGCCTCGATGCTGCTGCGCATGTATGCGCGCTGGGCGGAGAAGCGTGGTTTCAAGATCGAGTATCTGGAAGAAACGCCTGGCGAGGAAGCTGGCATCAAGTCGGCGACTATTCAGGTCAGCGGCCACAATGCTTATGGCTGGCTCAAGACCGAGGCGGGCGTGCATCGTCTCGTGAGAATCTCGCCGTTCGATTCCAACGCACGACGCCATACGTCGTTTTCGAGCGTGGCGATCTTCCCGGTAGTGGACGACAGCATCAAGATCGACATCAAGGAATCCGACGTTCGCACCGATACCATGCGCTCCGGCGGCGCCGGCGGCCAGCACGTCAACAAGACCGAATCGGCGGTGCGGCTGACGCATATTCCGACCGGGGTCGCGGTGGTTTGTCAGGCCGGACGTTCGCAGCACAAGAACCGCGCGCAAGCCTGGGACATGCTGCGAGCGAGACTCTATGAAATCGAACTCAAGAAGCGGGAAGAGCAGGCCGCCGCGGATCAGGCTGCCAAGACCGACATCGGCTGGGGCCATCAGATCCGGTCCTACGTCCTGCAGCCCTACCAGATGGTGAAGGACCTCCGAACCGGAGTGCAAACGTCGGACACTTCGGGTGTGCTCGACGGTGACCTCGACGAATTCATGGCGGCGACGCTGGCGCAGAAAGCCTTCGGCATCACGCCCGGCGCGGTCGAAGATGTGGATTAG